The following are encoded in a window of Lagenorhynchus albirostris chromosome 3, mLagAlb1.1, whole genome shotgun sequence genomic DNA:
- the FBXW9 gene encoding F-box/WD repeat-containing protein 9 isoform X2, whose protein sequence is MELPPGPRDDPCAWDDDSEPEPEPDPDAQAEAYVARVLSPPKFGLAPPRAPPLPAPAVSLGALEPRAASKGPAVAVPGLLSLPPELLLEICAYLDARLVLHVLPRVCHALRDLVRDHVTWRLRAQRRVRAPYPVVEEEDFDWPAACIELEQHLSRWAEDGRRTEYFCLADGHFASIDSVLLLQGGTLCLSGSRDRNVNLWDLQQLGVEPSRVLVKALGTQKNSTHKGWVWSLAALDHRVCSGSWDSTVKLWDMAADGQQFGEIKAKAAVLCLSYRPDILVTGTYDKKVTVYDPRVGPALLKSRRLHSSAVLALLADDRHIISGSEDHTLVVFDRRANSVLQRLQLDSYLLCMSYQEPQLWAGDNQGLLHVFANRDGCFQLVRSFDVGHRSQITGIKHSLGALYTTSTDKTIRVHVPTDPPRTICTRSHHNVLNGICAEGNLVVAASGGLSLEVWRLQA, encoded by the exons ATGGAGCTGCCTCCAGGGCCGCGCGATGATCCCTGCGCCTGGGACGATGACtcggagccggagccggagcctGACCCCGACGCACAGGCCGAGGCTTACGTGGCCCGCGTGCTCAGTCCTCCGAAATTCGGGCTGGCGCCCCCGCGCGCCCCTCCGCTGCCTGCGCCCGCTGTGTCCCTTGGCGCTCTGGAGCCGCGGGCCGCGTCCAAGGGCCCGGCGGTGGCGGTTCCGGGCCTGCTGAGCCTTCCTCCGGAGCTACTGCTCGAGATATGCGCCTACCTGGACGCGCGCCTCGTGCTCCACGTCCTGCCGCGCGTGTGCCACGCGCTGCGCGACCTCGTGCGTGACCATGTCACCTGGAGGCTACGCGCGCAGCGCCGCGTACGCGCGCCCTACCCAGTGGTGGAAG AGGAGGACTTTGACTGGCCAGCAGCCTGCATTGAGCTGGAGCAGCACCTGTCGCGCTGGGCAGAGGATGGGCGCAGGACTGAGTACTTCTGCCTGGCCGATGGGCACTTTGCTTCCATTGACTCAGTGCTGCTGCTCCAG GGTGGGACACTCTGCCTGTCAGGCTCCCGAGATCGCAATGTCAACCTGTGGGACCTGCAACAGCTGGGGGTGGAGCCCAGCCGGGTTCTGGTCAAGGCCCTGGGCACCCAGAAGAACAGCACTCACAAG GGCTGGGTGTGGTCACTGGCAGCGCTGGACCACCGAGTGTGCTCTGGTTCCTGGGACAGCACCGTGAAGCTCTGGGACATGGCGGCTGATGGGCAGCAGTTTGGCGAGATAAA GGCCAAGGCAGCTGTGCTGTGCCTGTCCTACCGGCCTGATATCCTGGTGACTGGCACCTATGACAAGAAGGTGACCGTCTACGACCCCAGAG TCGGCCCGGCCCTGCTGAAGAGCCGGCGGCTGCACTCAAGCGCGGTGCTGGCGCTGCTGGCGGACGACCGGCACATCATTTCAGGCAGTGAGGACCACACGCTGGTGGTGTTTGACCGCCGAGCCAACAGCGTCCTACAGCGGCTGCAG CTGGACTCCTACCTGCTCTGCATGTCTTACCAGGAGCCTCAGCTCTGGGCCGGCGATAACCAGGGTCTGCTGCATGTCTTCGCCAACCGGGATGGCTGCTTCCAGCTCGTCAGG TCCTTTGATGTGGGCCACAGGTCTCAGATCACAGGGATCAAACACTCCCTGGGGGCCTTGTACACCACGTCCACCGACAAGACCATCCGG GTGCACGTGCCCACAGACCCACCAAGGACCATCTGCACTCGAAGCCACCACAACGTGCTGAATGGG ATCTGCGCTGAGGGCAACCTGGTGGTGGCCGCCTCTGGGGGCCTGTCGCTGGAGGTCTGGAGGCTGCAGGCCTGA
- the FBXW9 gene encoding F-box/WD repeat-containing protein 9 isoform X3, which translates to MELPPGPRDDPCAWDDDSEPEPEPDPDAQAEAYVARVLSPPKFGLAPPRAPPLPAPAVSLGALEPRAASKGPAVAVPGLLSLPPELLLEICAYLDARLVLHVLPRVCHALRDLVRDHVTWRLRAQRRVRAPYPVVEEEDFDWPAACIELEQHLSRWAEDGRRTEYFCLADGHFASIDSVLLLQGGTLCLSGSRDRNVNLWDLQQLGVEPSRVLVKALGTQKNSTHKGWVWSLAALDHRVCSGSWDSTVKLWDMAADGQQFGEIKAKAAVLCLSYRPDILVTGTYDKKVTVYDPRVGPALLKSRRLHSSAVLALLADDRHIISGSEDHTLVVFDRRANSVLQRLQSFDVGHRSQITGIKHSLGALYTTSTDKTIRVHVPTDPPRTICTRSHHNVLNGVRPCPMHPAWLLRAPLTPHVPALADLR; encoded by the exons ATGGAGCTGCCTCCAGGGCCGCGCGATGATCCCTGCGCCTGGGACGATGACtcggagccggagccggagcctGACCCCGACGCACAGGCCGAGGCTTACGTGGCCCGCGTGCTCAGTCCTCCGAAATTCGGGCTGGCGCCCCCGCGCGCCCCTCCGCTGCCTGCGCCCGCTGTGTCCCTTGGCGCTCTGGAGCCGCGGGCCGCGTCCAAGGGCCCGGCGGTGGCGGTTCCGGGCCTGCTGAGCCTTCCTCCGGAGCTACTGCTCGAGATATGCGCCTACCTGGACGCGCGCCTCGTGCTCCACGTCCTGCCGCGCGTGTGCCACGCGCTGCGCGACCTCGTGCGTGACCATGTCACCTGGAGGCTACGCGCGCAGCGCCGCGTACGCGCGCCCTACCCAGTGGTGGAAG AGGAGGACTTTGACTGGCCAGCAGCCTGCATTGAGCTGGAGCAGCACCTGTCGCGCTGGGCAGAGGATGGGCGCAGGACTGAGTACTTCTGCCTGGCCGATGGGCACTTTGCTTCCATTGACTCAGTGCTGCTGCTCCAG GGTGGGACACTCTGCCTGTCAGGCTCCCGAGATCGCAATGTCAACCTGTGGGACCTGCAACAGCTGGGGGTGGAGCCCAGCCGGGTTCTGGTCAAGGCCCTGGGCACCCAGAAGAACAGCACTCACAAG GGCTGGGTGTGGTCACTGGCAGCGCTGGACCACCGAGTGTGCTCTGGTTCCTGGGACAGCACCGTGAAGCTCTGGGACATGGCGGCTGATGGGCAGCAGTTTGGCGAGATAAA GGCCAAGGCAGCTGTGCTGTGCCTGTCCTACCGGCCTGATATCCTGGTGACTGGCACCTATGACAAGAAGGTGACCGTCTACGACCCCAGAG TCGGCCCGGCCCTGCTGAAGAGCCGGCGGCTGCACTCAAGCGCGGTGCTGGCGCTGCTGGCGGACGACCGGCACATCATTTCAGGCAGTGAGGACCACACGCTGGTGGTGTTTGACCGCCGAGCCAACAGCGTCCTACAGCGGCTGCAG TCCTTTGATGTGGGCCACAGGTCTCAGATCACAGGGATCAAACACTCCCTGGGGGCCTTGTACACCACGTCCACCGACAAGACCATCCGG GTGCACGTGCCCACAGACCCACCAAGGACCATCTGCACTCGAAGCCACCACAACGTGCTGAATGGGGTAAGGCCCTGTCCCATGCACCCTGCCTGGCTGCTCAGAGCACCCCTGACTCCTCATGTCCCCGCCCTGGCAGATCTGCGCTGA
- the FBXW9 gene encoding F-box/WD repeat-containing protein 9 isoform X1, protein MELPPGPRDDPCAWDDDSEPEPEPDPDAQAEAYVARVLSPPKFGLAPPRAPPLPAPAVSLGALEPRAASKGPAVAVPGLLSLPPELLLEICAYLDARLVLHVLPRVCHALRDLVRDHVTWRLRAQRRVRAPYPVVEEEDFDWPAACIELEQHLSRWAEDGRRTEYFCLADGHFASIDSVLLLQGGTLCLSGSRDRNVNLWDLQQLGVEPSRVLVKALGTQKNSTHKGWVWSLAALDHRVCSGSWDSTVKLWDMAADGQQFGEIKAKAAVLCLSYRPDILVTGTYDKKVTVYDPRVGPALLKSRRLHSSAVLALLADDRHIISGSEDHTLVVFDRRANSVLQRLQLDSYLLCMSYQEPQLWAGDNQGLLHVFANRDGCFQLVRSFDVGHRSQITGIKHSLGALYTTSTDKTIRVHVPTDPPRTICTRSHHNVLNGVRPCPMHPAWLLRAPLTPHVPALADLR, encoded by the exons ATGGAGCTGCCTCCAGGGCCGCGCGATGATCCCTGCGCCTGGGACGATGACtcggagccggagccggagcctGACCCCGACGCACAGGCCGAGGCTTACGTGGCCCGCGTGCTCAGTCCTCCGAAATTCGGGCTGGCGCCCCCGCGCGCCCCTCCGCTGCCTGCGCCCGCTGTGTCCCTTGGCGCTCTGGAGCCGCGGGCCGCGTCCAAGGGCCCGGCGGTGGCGGTTCCGGGCCTGCTGAGCCTTCCTCCGGAGCTACTGCTCGAGATATGCGCCTACCTGGACGCGCGCCTCGTGCTCCACGTCCTGCCGCGCGTGTGCCACGCGCTGCGCGACCTCGTGCGTGACCATGTCACCTGGAGGCTACGCGCGCAGCGCCGCGTACGCGCGCCCTACCCAGTGGTGGAAG AGGAGGACTTTGACTGGCCAGCAGCCTGCATTGAGCTGGAGCAGCACCTGTCGCGCTGGGCAGAGGATGGGCGCAGGACTGAGTACTTCTGCCTGGCCGATGGGCACTTTGCTTCCATTGACTCAGTGCTGCTGCTCCAG GGTGGGACACTCTGCCTGTCAGGCTCCCGAGATCGCAATGTCAACCTGTGGGACCTGCAACAGCTGGGGGTGGAGCCCAGCCGGGTTCTGGTCAAGGCCCTGGGCACCCAGAAGAACAGCACTCACAAG GGCTGGGTGTGGTCACTGGCAGCGCTGGACCACCGAGTGTGCTCTGGTTCCTGGGACAGCACCGTGAAGCTCTGGGACATGGCGGCTGATGGGCAGCAGTTTGGCGAGATAAA GGCCAAGGCAGCTGTGCTGTGCCTGTCCTACCGGCCTGATATCCTGGTGACTGGCACCTATGACAAGAAGGTGACCGTCTACGACCCCAGAG TCGGCCCGGCCCTGCTGAAGAGCCGGCGGCTGCACTCAAGCGCGGTGCTGGCGCTGCTGGCGGACGACCGGCACATCATTTCAGGCAGTGAGGACCACACGCTGGTGGTGTTTGACCGCCGAGCCAACAGCGTCCTACAGCGGCTGCAG CTGGACTCCTACCTGCTCTGCATGTCTTACCAGGAGCCTCAGCTCTGGGCCGGCGATAACCAGGGTCTGCTGCATGTCTTCGCCAACCGGGATGGCTGCTTCCAGCTCGTCAGG TCCTTTGATGTGGGCCACAGGTCTCAGATCACAGGGATCAAACACTCCCTGGGGGCCTTGTACACCACGTCCACCGACAAGACCATCCGG GTGCACGTGCCCACAGACCCACCAAGGACCATCTGCACTCGAAGCCACCACAACGTGCTGAATGGGGTAAGGCCCTGTCCCATGCACCCTGCCTGGCTGCTCAGAGCACCCCTGACTCCTCATGTCCCCGCCCTGGCAGATCTGCGCTGA